A part of Aegilops tauschii subsp. strangulata cultivar AL8/78 chromosome 2, Aet v6.0, whole genome shotgun sequence genomic DNA contains:
- the LOC109768047 gene encoding uncharacterized protein isoform X3 yields the protein MAASSGGKGGGHVPQGVDGRRQAPNRGLPQLQEAVGGGDHRSMVSPMSKSKEELEVSSWVPLSLGKLPHGVKKRQRRPLDIKERCPHPLFSLSMDCFKTWVHQQQVQQVVQGDERRIRVVQILLKTF from the exons ATGGCGGCCTCGTCTGGTggcaaaggaggaggccacgttCCTCAAGGCGTCGATGGGCGCCGGCAGGCTCCGAATCGAGGGCTCCCTCAGCTTCAAGAGGCTGTAGGTGGTGGAGACCACCGTTCCATGGTTTCACCGATGAGCAAGTCCAAGGAAGAGCTGGAG GTTTCTTCCTGGGTCCCTTTGTCTCTAGGGAAGCTACCTCACGGGGTCAAGAAGAGGCAGAGGAGGCCCCTGGACATCAAGGAGCGATGCCCCCATCCTCTTTTCTCTCTCTCCATGGACTGCTTCAAGACCTGG GTACATCAACAACAAGTTCAGCAAGTAGTACAAGGCGACGAACGGAG GATAAGGGTGGTTCAGATATTGTTAAAGACTTTCTAA
- the LOC109768047 gene encoding uncharacterized protein isoform X1: MAASSGGKGGGHVPQGVDGRRQAPNRGLPQLQEAVGGGDHRSMVSPMSKSKEELEVSSWVPLSLGKLPHGVKKRQRRPLDIKERCPHPLFSLSMDCFKTWVHQQQVQQVVQGDERRYKSTTSTSHYRIRVVQILLKTF; this comes from the exons ATGGCGGCCTCGTCTGGTggcaaaggaggaggccacgttCCTCAAGGCGTCGATGGGCGCCGGCAGGCTCCGAATCGAGGGCTCCCTCAGCTTCAAGAGGCTGTAGGTGGTGGAGACCACCGTTCCATGGTTTCACCGATGAGCAAGTCCAAGGAAGAGCTGGAG GTTTCTTCCTGGGTCCCTTTGTCTCTAGGGAAGCTACCTCACGGGGTCAAGAAGAGGCAGAGGAGGCCCCTGGACATCAAGGAGCGATGCCCCCATCCTCTTTTCTCTCTCTCCATGGACTGCTTCAAGACCTGG GTACATCAACAACAAGTTCAGCAAGTAGTACAAGGCGACGAACGGAGGTACAAATCAACGACCAGCACTTCACATTACAG GATAAGGGTGGTTCAGATATTGTTAAAGACTTTCTAA
- the LOC109768047 gene encoding uncharacterized protein isoform X4 yields MAASSGGKGGGHVPQGVDGRRQAPNRGLPQLQEAVGGGDHRSMVSPMSKSKEELEVSSWVPLSLGKLPHGVKKRQRRPLDIKERCPHPLFSLSMDCFKTWVHQQQVQQVVQGDERSMHSLRVV; encoded by the exons ATGGCGGCCTCGTCTGGTggcaaaggaggaggccacgttCCTCAAGGCGTCGATGGGCGCCGGCAGGCTCCGAATCGAGGGCTCCCTCAGCTTCAAGAGGCTGTAGGTGGTGGAGACCACCGTTCCATGGTTTCACCGATGAGCAAGTCCAAGGAAGAGCTGGAG GTTTCTTCCTGGGTCCCTTTGTCTCTAGGGAAGCTACCTCACGGGGTCAAGAAGAGGCAGAGGAGGCCCCTGGACATCAAGGAGCGATGCCCCCATCCTCTTTTCTCTCTCTCCATGGACTGCTTCAAGACCTGG GTACATCAACAACAAGTTCAGCAAGTAGTACAAGGCGACGAACGGAG CATGCATAGCTTACGGGTGgtttga
- the LOC109768047 gene encoding uncharacterized protein isoform X2, which translates to MAASSGGKGGGHVPQGVDGRRQAPNRGLPQLQEAVGGGDHRSMVSPMSKSKEELEVSSWVPLSLGKLPHGVKKRQRRPLDIKERCPHPLFSLSMDCFKTWVHQQQVQQVVQGDERRYKSTTSTSHYSMHSLRVV; encoded by the exons ATGGCGGCCTCGTCTGGTggcaaaggaggaggccacgttCCTCAAGGCGTCGATGGGCGCCGGCAGGCTCCGAATCGAGGGCTCCCTCAGCTTCAAGAGGCTGTAGGTGGTGGAGACCACCGTTCCATGGTTTCACCGATGAGCAAGTCCAAGGAAGAGCTGGAG GTTTCTTCCTGGGTCCCTTTGTCTCTAGGGAAGCTACCTCACGGGGTCAAGAAGAGGCAGAGGAGGCCCCTGGACATCAAGGAGCGATGCCCCCATCCTCTTTTCTCTCTCTCCATGGACTGCTTCAAGACCTGG GTACATCAACAACAAGTTCAGCAAGTAGTACAAGGCGACGAACGGAGGTACAAATCAACGACCAGCACTTCACATTACAG CATGCATAGCTTACGGGTGgtttga